CCGCCTCCGTTTTTACTGGCTCCCGGCAGTCTTCTGCTTAATCACGGACGGCTTTTTGTCGGTTGCGGTCAAAACAGCGCCCTGCGCCTTGAGCGTCTGCAGACCGCCGGCAAACCGGCGCGCTCAGCCGAAGAATTCATCTGCGGCTACAAGCCCAGGGAAAACGATTTCTTCGGCGCCCGTTAGATGAAAAAAAATCGGGAAGCAACTCTCAATCCATCCAAAAAAAGGATTTTCATCGGCCTTTTGGGACTGACCTTCGCCCTGACCATGCTCCTGATTCTAGTGGGCGGCTGGGTGGCGACCGTCGGCTTGCGCCAGCTGCACCCGAACCTGCCCTTGCTGGCCCAGCTCATCACCGTAATTCTTTTTCTGCTTCTAAGCGGCATTATCACAGCCTTGATCCTTTCCATAATCCTGGAAAAGGATCTGCCCTTTACCCAGAGAATCAGAGGGTTGGGAATCAAGCTGTTCCTGCCCCTGATGGAAATTCTCGGTCCTCGCCTGGGAATCAGCAAGGAAAAGATCCGCCGTTCTTTCATCGAAATCAACAACCGGCTGCTGGTTTCCGGCAACCGCAGCCGCATTGAGCCGGAGCGTCTGCTGCTGCTCCTGCCGCACTGCCTGCAACGGGCGGATTGCCAGCGCCGCATCACAACCAACATTGACAACTGCCGACAATGCGGGCGCTGCGATATCACGAGCCTGATTGATCTGGCCCGTAAATACCGGATTCGCACCGCCGTCGCGACCGGCGGCACCCTGGCCCGTAAAATCGTCCGTGATCATCAGCCCCGCCTGATTGTCGCGGTAGCCTGTGAACGCGATCTGACCAGCGGCATTCACGACGCTTTTCCCCTTCCGGTCTACGGCGTTCTTAATCAGCGCCCGGAAGGACCTTGCTGGAACACGCGGGTCGACGTCGTCGAGGTTGAAAAAGCCTTGCGGATTTTTCTCAAATGAGGGTTTTCAATCCCCCGCCCCCCGCCTGCAACCCGCCCTTTGCCGAGGAGCTGGCCGCCATCGCCGCCGCCATTGAAAATCGAGCGGAAATTCATCTTAACGAACTCCACGGCTCGGGTCCGGCATTATTGTTGAGCCGTCTGGCCCAACTTCCGGTTCCCGGATTCATTGTCGTCAGCGACGATTTTCAGAAAAGCCGCGACCTCAGACAGGATGTTGCCGCCTACCTGGAAATCCTGCCTTGCGGCGGCGAGTCCCCGGAACTCCTCCTGCTTCCCCCTCTACCCCGGTTGGCTTATCGCCAGACCCTGCGCAGCGGACGTACTGAACGGGAACGAATCGCTACCCTGGCCCGCCTTCCTGAAGCAAAAAAATTCCTCTGTTTTACCACGATCGTGGCCTTCAGCGAACGCCGCCCCGCGCCCCAGGCTTTTTATCAACGTTTTTTCCGTCTCGAATGGGGGCAGACTATCGCCCGCGAGCAACTTTTCCTGGAACTTGAAAACTGCGGCTACAACCGGGTTCCCGTCGTCGATGAAGCCGGAGACTACAGCGTGCGCGGCGGCGTTGTCGACATTTTCTCACCCCTTTACGAGGAGCCATTGCGCCTTGATTTCTTCGGCGACGAAATCGAATCAATCCGTCCCTTCGACCCCCTGACGCAGCTCAGCCGTAAACAGGAATATGAGGAAGTCGAAATCGGCCCGGCGCGGGAAACCCTGGCTCCCCGCGACCTGGAAGCCGCCCGGCAACGGGTTCGGGAACGCTTTGTTGAACTCAACGATTCCCATCTGGCTCTGGCTCCGGCCCTGGCTGAACTGGAGAGCAACCCCAACCGACCCGGATTTGACGCCTGGCTGCCGGCCTTTGTCGAAGGCCGGCACAGTCTGATCGACTATTTTCCTTTGGGCACAATCCCCGTCCTTTGCGAACCTTCCGAACTGCGTGACCAGCTTGAAGATCTTGAGCAGCAGCTCCAGGAAGGCTATAATCGGGCTTTGGCCGAACTGAGGCTGGTCTTTCCTCCCGAAGCTTATCTGCCGCCCGCCGCGGCCGCCCTGCAAAAAGCTTCGGAGCGCGCTCGCATCTGCCTTAACAGCCGATTAGACGACGGTCTGCAAACCGGCGCCGCCGAAACCTTATCGCCGCCGGAAGCTTTCGTCAGGCAATGCCGAACCCGTGACAACCGTTTCCTGCGCGACCGGATCAGACAAAACGCCGGAACCGATGAAAACCCTCTGGCCGGAATGGCCGCCTTGCTCAAGGAGCATCTCCAGCAGAACTTCAGAATTTACCTGGCCGGCCGCAACCAGACCACCTGCGAACGCCTGCATGGCCTGCTCAGCGATTACGGCCTGCCGGTCGACCTTGAGGCCAACCCGAAGAGTTTTCGCGACCAGCATCAGATCAGATTGCTGCCGCTGCGGTTACAACAGGGAGTCCTGCTCACTCAGGAAAAATTTCTGTTCCTGAGTGACGCCGACCTCTTCGGCCCCAAACAGAGGCTATCGTCTCAGGAATCCCGGGGGCGCGAAAACCGGGAGGTTTTCTTTGATGATTTCGCCCAGATCAAACCCGGCGACTGCATTACCCACGTTGAACACGGCATCGGCCGTTACCAGGGGCTGAAAACCCTGGAAGTGGAAGGCATTGTCAATGAATATCTGATTCTTGAATACCAGGACTCAGATCTGCTCTACGTTCCGGTGGAAAGCTTCGACCAGCTGCATAAATATCACGGCAACGGGGACGATACCGTCGCCCTGAGTCGGCTCGGCAGCCCTCAATGGGCCGCCGCCAAGGAAAAAACCCGTCGGGCGATAGACGATCTGCTTCTGGAACTGCTTGATCTTTACGCCGAACGAGAAGCCCTGCCGGGACGCGCCTGCGCCCCACCGGACCACCTTTTTCGCGAATTTGAGGCCGCCTTCGCTTACGAAGAAACCCCAGATCAGCGTCAGGCCATCAGCGACGTCATCGCCGACCTCACCGCGCCCAAGGCCATGGACCGTCTGGTCAGCGGCGATGTCGGCTTCGGCAAAACCGAGGTCGCCATGCGCGCGGTGTTTCTGACCGTTCTTTCCGGCCGACAGGCGGCGGTTATGGTTCCGACCACCATCCTCGCGCAACAGCATTTCGAAACTTTTCAGGAGCGTTTCGCCGCCTATCCGGTCCGCGTCGCGGTCCTGAGCCGTTTTCGCAGCCCGGCTCAACAAAAGGAAACCATCGTCGGCCTGCGTGAGGGCCGGATTGATGTCGTCATCGGCACCCACCGTCTCCTCCAGAAAGATATAGTATTTAAGGATCTGGGGCTCTTGGTCCTGGATGAAGAGCATAAATTCGGGGTCCGCCATAAAGAAAAACTGAAAAATTTCCGCCGCCACCTCGATGTTCTGTCGATGAGCGCCACCCCGATTCCCCGAACCCTGCAGTTTTCCCTCTCCGGCATGCGCTCCCTGAGCGCCATCACCACGCCCCCGCGCGACCGTCTCGCCATCAGAACCTTTGTCGCCGCTTACGATGACGACATCGTCAAGGAGGCGGTCGGCAAGGAACTCAATCGCGGCGGTCAGGTTTTCTTTGTCCACAACAGCGTCTCTACCATCAACGCCCGGGCCGCCCGTCTGGCCGCCCTGCTGCCGGAAATCCGCATCGGCATCGGCCATGGCCAGATGCGGGAAAACGAGCTGGAAAAGACCATGCTCGACTTCGCCGCCCGCCGCTATGACCTGCTGCTCTGCACGACGATCATCGAATCCGGCCTCGACATTCCGAACGCCAACACCATGATCGTCGAAAACGCCCAGAATTTCGGCCTCGCCCAGCTCTACCAGCTGCGCGGTCGCATTGGCCGGGCCCAACGCAAGGCCTACGCCTACCTGCTCGTCCCGGAAATCGAAAAGATCACGCCGGAAGCCCGCAAGCGCCTCAACGCCCTGGCCGAAGCCAGCACCTTGGGAGCCGGATTCCGGATTGCCATGCAGGATCTGGAAATTCGCGGAGCCGGCCACCTGCTGGGTAAAAAACAATCCGGCCAGATCTCGGCGGTCGGGTACGAACTTTACCAGGAGATGCTCAGCGAGGCCATCAATGAAGCCCGCGGCCGCCAACAACCCAAGGTTCCCGAACCGGAAATCAAAATCAGCCTCTCGGCCCATATTCCGCCGGATTATCTGCCGGACCTGACCCTGCGCCTGCAGTTCTACAAAAAGATCGCCGCCGCCGACAGCGATCTCGCCCTCAGCCAACTCGAGGATGAACTGCATGACCGCTGCGGCCTTCCGCCGGAAGCGGTGCTGAACCTGCTGCGGCTGAAAAGCCTCAAGCTTCTGCTTAAGGAAAACCGGATTCAGACCCTTGAAATTGGTCGGGGCAAGCTCAGTTTACGTTTTGATGCTTCAGCCCCGCCGGCGCCGGAAAAGATAATTTCCCTGATCAAGAATGAAGCGCCCGGCTGTCGTCTCACTCCGGACGGTTGGCTCTCTTTTACCGACGTCCCGGACCCGACCGAGCTCAAGTCATGGTGCGAAAAGCTGTTGCAAAAAATCACCTGAGCTGATAGGGTTCCGGGCTTCCGGAAAGCTCGAAAATTTCAACCACAAATTAGAGGCATCAAAATCATGTTTTTTCTAACTGCTGGAAAGTTCAAGATATTCGGCGCAATTTTTCTTCTGGTCCTGGTGCTGCTAAACTCATCCCCGACCCAAGCGGCGCCCGAAGACGCCGTGATCGCTGAAATTGGAGGGGAAACCATCACCCTGAAAGAGTTTCGCGAAGAACTGGCAAAACTGCCTCCCAACCTGCGGCAGATGGCCGGCGACAGCCGAGTGCAGAAAGATTTTCTCGAACAATTGGCGACCTCGCGCATGCTCTATCAGGAAGGGCTCAAGCAAGGCCTGGACAAGGTAAAAACGGTGCAGGCACAAATTGAAGAGGCCCGCCGCAAGATCGTTTTAGGCGCCCTGCTGCAAAAGGAAATTGAAGCTCGGATCGTCGCGCCCGATGAGCCGCAGATCAGTCAATACTATTCGGACCACGGTGAAGAATTCCAGCAGGAAAAACAGGTTCAGGCGCGCCATATCCTGGTAAAGGAGGAAAAAGAAGCCCTGGAAGTCGCCGAACAGCTCAAACAGGGAAAGGATTTCGCCGAATTGGCTCAAGCCCGGTCGAGCTGTTCCAGCGCCGCCAACGGCGGCGATCTGGGTTTTTTCACCCGCGAACGCATGGCCAAGGAATTCGCCGATGCCGCCTTTGCCATGCAGGAAGGTGAAATCAGCCCTCCGATCAAAACCAGTTTCGGCTACCATCTGATCAAGGTTGAAAAGATCAAAGAGAAGAGCACCAGACCTCTTAATGAGGTCCGGACCGCGATTGAAAACAAGCTGATCCAGGAAAGCAAAAACAACATCTTCAATGAATACGTCGATACCTTGAAGAAAAAGATTAAAATAACCCTGCACCCTGAAATTCTTGAGCAGCATTGAGCGTTTTTTTTCGACACTTTCCCCGCCTCCTTCTGCTCCTGTGGTTCCCGACATTGGCGATGTTGGTCGGCTGCACCCCAGGCCGGGAAACCGCCGCGACCATCGACGGAGAAATCATCACCAGAAGCGAGGTCGCCGAGCGCCTGAAAAGCTATCACGCGGAAAACCTGCTGCCGGAGGAGGGCGTTGTTTCCCCCCAGCCGGATGCGTTCATCAGCGCCAGAACCGCCCTGGAACAGCTCATCAATGAACGCCTGCTCCTGCTTGAAGCCAAACGCCTGGGTCTGGATAAACCGCTCGCAGGTAAGCGGCGCGACAAAAACCAGCTCATTCGCCTGAGCCTGATCAGAATCGGGCGCGATGTGGTCTATCCGACCCTGAAAGAAGCCGAAAATTACTATGAACAGCATCAAGAGGAATTTACAGTTAAGCCCCGCTACCTACTTGAACACCTGCTCCTGGATTCGGAAAACGCCGCCTGGGAGCTCAAGGAGCAACTGGAAGCCGGCAGCCTGACCATGGCTGAAGCCGGAACCCGGCTGAACCATGGCGCACCCGGCGACAAGCGTCCGGTCAGCGCGGAAGAACTGCCGCCGCGGCTGGCCAAAATTCTGCCCAGCCTGCAACCCGGGGAAATCAGCCCGGTGATAGCCAGCACCTACGGATACCACCTCATCCGGATCGAGAAAAAATTGCCGGCGGGGAAAATTCCTTTCGCCGAGGCGGAAAATCAGATCAAAGACAAGCTCTACGCCGCCCGCCTTCAGGAAAACTATCACAGCTGGCTTAGTCAATGCCGGGAGCAACATACAATCAAGATCTACCACCAACATCTCACGGACCTTTAAAAATGGCACTTTGTCAATCCAGAACCGTTGTTCGCCGCCAAGCGGTTTATTTCTCGCTGATAGCTTCAGTTTTTCTGCTGATTTTATGTCCGCCGCCGGGTGAAGCCCGCATCGTCAATCGCCTGGTCGCCATTGTCGGCAACCAGGCCATCACCGCGATGAACCTGCAACAGGCCATCGCGATCGAATACAGCGAGGTCGATTTCCAGAAGCTGCCCTTAGAAGAGCAGGAAAACATTCGGCAAAGGGAAATGCAGAAACTGATCGACAGTGCCATGCTGGCCCAAAAAGCCGCGGCCCTGGGCGTCAGTGTCGACGACGAGGAAATCGACAGCACTATCGAACGGGTGCTGAAACAAAACCGCATGAGCCGGGAAATGCTGGAACAGGCCCTGGCCCGGCAGGAGCTCAATTTCACTTCATACCGCGACAAGATTGCCGCCGACCTGCTGCAGGCGAAATTCATTTCCAAGGAGATCAAGGCCAATATCATTATCACCAACCAGGAGATACTTGATTACGCCGCCCAACATAACCTTTTCAGCCGGGAAGAAAGCGTGACCCTGGCCCAGATCTTTATTCCCGCCGACGCCCCGGAGGTAAAAGATGGTGAAAAAAGTGAAATTTGGGAAACCATTCGCCGGCGTCTGAAAAACGGGGAGAGTTTCGCCACCCTGGCCGGAGAATTTTCCAAAGACCAGGCCGCCGCCAGGGGAGGTAAACTGGGAACCTTCAAACGCGGCAGCATGCTCGCCGAAATTGAAGAAAGCGCCTATCAACTGGAAATCGGCGAACCCAGCCAGGTAATCAAGACCGGGGTCGGCTACCATATCATCCTGGTCACCAATCGGACTGGAGACCCCAAACATCCATCCCTGACCCCCGAGGCAGAAGACAAAATCAAGGATCTGCTCTACCAGGAAAAACTGGCCCAGGCCATGAAAGATCTGAATCTGAATCTGCGCCGTGAATACAGCGTCAAAATTTTACCCTGAGTCGCAAAAAAATCACGGCGGCAAGGTGGCGGCAATTAAATAAACCTGAAACCGGCTTCGGTCTTTTTCGGCGCTCGGACGCGGATTATCCTTAGAAAAGAAAAACAGCCCTCAAAATGCTTGACCCCAAAGTGCTTCGGCAACAATTTTTCCGCCCCGAGTTATGGGACCGACTGGAAGATCAGGATCTGGCGATTTACTGTCGCCGAGACCGGGCCGACTGGTTTGTGCCCAATCCGGCCGCGGACCGACTCCTGCAAAATCTGAACGACGCCGTTCTCGCGGACCCGACCGCGACTCGTTTTCTACGGCGCCTGCCCGGGGCCCCGCCGGAAAACTACCAGGATCATCCGCAAAGCCTCAAACTCAGCCAACTCAAAGAGTTCTGGTTTCATCTGACCAATCGCTGCAATCAGGCTTGCCGCCATTGTCTCTTTGCCTGCGGCCCTCGCAGCCGCGGAGAACTTGATTTCAGCACGATCAGAGAAGCCGGCCGCCAGGCCCACGCCCTGGGCGTGCGCGTCTTTGCCTTGACCGGCGGCGAACCGACGCTGCATCCCCAGTTCACCGAAATCGTCGACTTTCTTTTAAGTCTGGAAGCCGCTCACGTCGTGGTTTTAAGCAACGGTCTCGGTCTGGAAACCTTCAGCGCCGCGCTGCGGCGCTGGCCCGAAAATCGTTTTCACCTGCAGCTCAGCATCGACGGCCTGCAAAACTCCCATGACCGGGTGCGCGGCGCGGGCGCCTTCTCCGAACTCAGCAAAACCCTGGCCTGGCTGCGCGCCGAAACGCGAGCGGCCACCCTGGCCTGCTGCCTGACCCGGGATAATTACCAGGAACTTAATCAGATGATCGATTTCGCCGCCGACCACGGCATCGGCAATCTCCATCTGACCTGGTATTTTGTCCAGGGCCGGGGCCGGGCCGAGGCCGGGGCCGCCGCCGACGAGCTCTTTCCGGCAATCATGGCCGCCGCCGACCACGGACGCCGGCAAAACCTGACAATCGACAATCTTGAGGCCCTGAAAAGTCAGGTCTTCGCCCCTCCGGGCACGATTCACTGGGCCGCAACCAGCGCCTGGGAATCCCTAACCCTGGCTCCCGACGGCTGTATCTATCCCTCTCCAACCCTGGTCAGCGCTCCGGAGACCGGATTTCCGTACGATGGCAATCTTGAACAAGCTTGGCGGCAAAGCCCGGCCCTGCAGGAGCTGAGAAGATGTCATCCCGGTATGGTCGCCGAGGCGGGTAACCTGCTGCTCGGTCCCGGCGACCCGGATCAGAGTTATCTGCGGGCGCGAAAATTCGGCGGCCATGATCCCTACTGGCATCTGCAGCGCAAATTGGCCTTGCGCCTGATCAGCACGGCGGCCGAGTCCGGCCCGCTCCTGACGACTCCGGGACTGCGGCTGCAGATGGGTGATCTCCTCGAAAGCTGCGGCGCCCACGGCCGGGAAGCCCTGATTCACAATAACTGCCTGCTGGCGCTGGCGGAAAATAACAGCCGCACGGTGGTCAAGGAGTTTTACCGTCAAGCCGCGGCCCGACCCCGACTGGAAATTCTCAATCCGGTAACTTACGCGGCCGAGCTCATGAGCCATATTCCGGAAAGCGCTCGCTGGCGGGGTTACGGTTGCGGCAGCCCGGTCAGCGAGGCCGATCTGCGACCCGGCGAAACCATGGTTGATCTCGGCTGCGGCATGGGAGTCGAATGTTTTGTCGCGGCCCGCCAGGTCAAGGCCGAAGGACGAGTGATCGGAATCGACATGCTCGAACCGATGCTGACCCGGGCCCGGCAGGCGGCGCCGGAAGTCATCCGCAACCTCGGTTACGACAATCTTGAATTCAGATTCGGCTATCTGGAAGAGCTTCCCTTAAGTGACAATTCCGCCGATATCGTCATCTCGAACTGCGTGCTCAACCTGTCCAGCCATAAACGACGGGTTTTCCGGGAAATCATGCGGGTGCTGAAACCGGGTGGACGTATCCTCATCAGCGATGTCGTCTGCCTGCATGAACCCGACCCGGCGATTCGCAACGATGAGACGCTCAAGGGTGAATGCATCGCCGGCGCCCTGACCCTGGCCCATCTTTTCGGCCTGCT
This genomic window from Pseudomonadota bacterium contains:
- a CDS encoding DUF116 domain-containing protein; its protein translation is MKKNREATLNPSKKRIFIGLLGLTFALTMLLILVGGWVATVGLRQLHPNLPLLAQLITVILFLLLSGIITALILSIILEKDLPFTQRIRGLGIKLFLPLMEILGPRLGISKEKIRRSFIEINNRLLVSGNRSRIEPERLLLLLPHCLQRADCQRRITTNIDNCRQCGRCDITSLIDLARKYRIRTAVATGGTLARKIVRDHQPRLIVAVACERDLTSGIHDAFPLPVYGVLNQRPEGPCWNTRVDVVEVEKALRIFLK
- the mfd gene encoding transcription-repair coupling factor, which encodes MRVFNPPPPACNPPFAEELAAIAAAIENRAEIHLNELHGSGPALLLSRLAQLPVPGFIVVSDDFQKSRDLRQDVAAYLEILPCGGESPELLLLPPLPRLAYRQTLRSGRTERERIATLARLPEAKKFLCFTTIVAFSERRPAPQAFYQRFFRLEWGQTIAREQLFLELENCGYNRVPVVDEAGDYSVRGGVVDIFSPLYEEPLRLDFFGDEIESIRPFDPLTQLSRKQEYEEVEIGPARETLAPRDLEAARQRVRERFVELNDSHLALAPALAELESNPNRPGFDAWLPAFVEGRHSLIDYFPLGTIPVLCEPSELRDQLEDLEQQLQEGYNRALAELRLVFPPEAYLPPAAAALQKASERARICLNSRLDDGLQTGAAETLSPPEAFVRQCRTRDNRFLRDRIRQNAGTDENPLAGMAALLKEHLQQNFRIYLAGRNQTTCERLHGLLSDYGLPVDLEANPKSFRDQHQIRLLPLRLQQGVLLTQEKFLFLSDADLFGPKQRLSSQESRGRENREVFFDDFAQIKPGDCITHVEHGIGRYQGLKTLEVEGIVNEYLILEYQDSDLLYVPVESFDQLHKYHGNGDDTVALSRLGSPQWAAAKEKTRRAIDDLLLELLDLYAEREALPGRACAPPDHLFREFEAAFAYEETPDQRQAISDVIADLTAPKAMDRLVSGDVGFGKTEVAMRAVFLTVLSGRQAAVMVPTTILAQQHFETFQERFAAYPVRVAVLSRFRSPAQQKETIVGLREGRIDVVIGTHRLLQKDIVFKDLGLLVLDEEHKFGVRHKEKLKNFRRHLDVLSMSATPIPRTLQFSLSGMRSLSAITTPPRDRLAIRTFVAAYDDDIVKEAVGKELNRGGQVFFVHNSVSTINARAARLAALLPEIRIGIGHGQMRENELEKTMLDFAARRYDLLLCTTIIESGLDIPNANTMIVENAQNFGLAQLYQLRGRIGRAQRKAYAYLLVPEIEKITPEARKRLNALAEASTLGAGFRIAMQDLEIRGAGHLLGKKQSGQISAVGYELYQEMLSEAINEARGRQQPKVPEPEIKISLSAHIPPDYLPDLTLRLQFYKKIAAADSDLALSQLEDELHDRCGLPPEAVLNLLRLKSLKLLLKENRIQTLEIGRGKLSLRFDASAPPAPEKIISLIKNEAPGCRLTPDGWLSFTDVPDPTELKSWCEKLLQKIT
- a CDS encoding methyltransferase domain-containing protein; this encodes MLDPKVLRQQFFRPELWDRLEDQDLAIYCRRDRADWFVPNPAADRLLQNLNDAVLADPTATRFLRRLPGAPPENYQDHPQSLKLSQLKEFWFHLTNRCNQACRHCLFACGPRSRGELDFSTIREAGRQAHALGVRVFALTGGEPTLHPQFTEIVDFLLSLEAAHVVVLSNGLGLETFSAALRRWPENRFHLQLSIDGLQNSHDRVRGAGAFSELSKTLAWLRAETRAATLACCLTRDNYQELNQMIDFAADHGIGNLHLTWYFVQGRGRAEAGAAADELFPAIMAAADHGRRQNLTIDNLEALKSQVFAPPGTIHWAATSAWESLTLAPDGCIYPSPTLVSAPETGFPYDGNLEQAWRQSPALQELRRCHPGMVAEAGNLLLGPGDPDQSYLRARKFGGHDPYWHLQRKLALRLISTAAESGPLLTTPGLRLQMGDLLESCGAHGREALIHNNCLLALAENNSRTVVKEFYRQAAARPRLEILNPVTYAAELMSHIPESARWRGYGCGSPVSEADLRPGETMVDLGCGMGVECFVAARQVKAEGRVIGIDMLEPMLTRARQAAPEVIRNLGYDNLEFRFGYLEELPLSDNSADIVISNCVLNLSSHKRRVFREIMRVLKPGGRILISDVVCLHEPDPAIRNDETLKGECIAGALTLAHLFGLLQESGFTAARSHKLFPYREVDGHIFHSLTFGARKPVENTATPMVAVIARGPFRALQTGGGAWLTPGQVALLPEHETRDYGEELYLLDENGQVGNVEFTLTCDCGVAPELKIIQAESKPASREEASPNPAAPSGKQKSNCMVCGAPLQYFLIEEEHSCHYCGRRINANAVCNNGHFVCDQCHLEDGLAVIKHLCLSTRESSLSRLLQDLRRHPAIPSHGPEHHALIPGIILSAWRNQGGELKDEQIVAGITRGAKLPGGACGFLGVCGAAMGVGTAFSIILQSTPLQAKARRLSQQATHCCLGKIIEHEAARCCQREAWLCLREAARLSQEMLGRRLEAGPAPVCKQFQQNPTCIKQACPLFPRPLPRPA